In Desulfotignum phosphitoxidans DSM 13687, a single window of DNA contains:
- a CDS encoding NUDIX hydrolase: MKRHESSLHEHTAVTWLPKEDLAALDWAEANLPVPASYCRFPGQRPVTS; this comes from the coding sequence TTGAAGCGGCATGAGTCTTCCCTGCACGAACACACAGCTGTCACCTGGCTGCCGAAAGAAGACCTGGCGGCCCTGGACTGGGCTGAGGCGAATCTGCCGGTCCCGGCATCCTACTGCCGGTTTCCAGGACAGAGGCCGGTGACATCATGA